A single window of Leptospira semungkisensis DNA harbors:
- a CDS encoding efflux RND transporter permease subunit, which yields MKTETELSKGFAGKLANIFVASKLTPIFAIVSILVGVFAVYLTPKEEEPQISVPMVDISVFSPEFSAKEMERKITEVIEKAVWGLEGVEYVYSASSDHQAMITVRFNVGEPLEPSLVKIHHKMMEIKGILPQNISSPSINSYTIDDVPFLALTFSSTERDDYSLRSLVTPLAKELSSTPDLSKVEVLGGRKKALRVIANPVRMKEFGIDFLELAEGLKANSSSFPAGKNWGKEKTYDIEIDSSLRTVSQLRSVPIKQSWGRTILVGDVAEVQEGPQERQRQSILFQKKGAIEGENAVTVVFSKRKGTDIETLSKIIRERAQTYRTTLPNDIQFTVIRDYGLTAGAKSKELIEHLIIATISVSVLIAIWMGLRASFVVFIAIPVTLALTLFVYYFLGYTLNRVTLFALIFSIGILVDDAIVVVENIERHLKDSKGKDKIKAILSAVSEVGNPTILATFTVIAAILPMAFVRGLMGPYMKPIPVGASLAMILSLLVAFSVIPWVASRVLHQKKESGSSENISKLDRAYLRIASWLLESKLNLAKMVLLILFLFSIAVGMVVLKAVKVKMLPFDDKDEFQITLDFDPTTPLEQTVFQSKELANLLLQNQEIQTVQIFAGEPAPFSFSGMVKHTFLRRDDWKSDLHILLRDKGKRKKKSHEIIESLRPTLHDFEKKNEVLTKVLEIPPGPPVLSTLVIEIYGPSEEGRKNVADEILSIVKNQGDVVDIDSSLRELRPKIHYPFDFQKGGIVGIPSARLAGNMDLFFNERSLFLLSNDRNPEDVSVDLSVPNQIRSSKQSLSSWGISSNVSGSVITNALVGPERISSSRVLHRKNLKPVEYITGEFSGKEEAPVYGILSLSSKISYPTSTAEVPWNTETPKLKWDGEWYITYEVFRDLGGAFAVVMVLIYILVLGWFQNYRLPIIIMAPIPISLIGIIPGHWITGAYFTATSMVGFIAGAGIIVRNSIILVDFIEAEIESGKSVRQAVLDAGVVRFRPMFLTAAAVIVGSSVMLFDPIFQGLAVSLIFGEIAATVLSRFAVPAFYYWFSGRK from the coding sequence ATGAAAACCGAAACTGAACTATCCAAAGGATTTGCCGGCAAGCTTGCAAATATCTTTGTCGCATCTAAACTAACTCCAATTTTCGCAATTGTAAGTATCCTAGTTGGAGTCTTTGCAGTATATCTCACTCCTAAGGAAGAAGAACCTCAGATCTCTGTTCCTATGGTTGATATCTCGGTTTTTTCTCCTGAGTTTTCCGCGAAGGAAATGGAAAGAAAGATCACCGAGGTGATAGAGAAAGCGGTTTGGGGATTGGAAGGAGTGGAATATGTATATTCTGCGAGTAGCGATCACCAAGCTATGATTACTGTTCGGTTTAATGTAGGAGAACCGTTAGAGCCTTCCTTGGTTAAGATCCATCATAAGATGATGGAGATAAAAGGAATTCTTCCTCAAAACATCTCGTCACCTTCTATTAATTCCTATACGATAGATGACGTTCCTTTTCTTGCACTTACATTCAGTTCAACCGAGAGAGATGATTATTCTTTAAGAAGTTTGGTTACTCCTCTCGCTAAGGAATTATCCTCTACGCCTGATCTCTCTAAAGTAGAGGTTTTGGGCGGAAGAAAAAAAGCGTTACGCGTCATTGCAAATCCTGTCAGAATGAAGGAGTTCGGGATAGATTTCTTGGAACTTGCAGAAGGTTTGAAGGCTAATTCTTCTTCTTTTCCTGCAGGAAAGAATTGGGGAAAAGAGAAGACGTACGACATTGAAATTGACTCTTCTCTCAGAACCGTTTCGCAACTGAGATCCGTTCCGATCAAACAAAGCTGGGGACGAACCATTCTTGTCGGAGACGTAGCAGAAGTTCAAGAAGGTCCACAAGAAAGACAACGTCAATCCATTCTATTCCAAAAGAAAGGCGCTATAGAAGGCGAGAATGCAGTTACAGTAGTCTTCTCCAAAAGAAAGGGAACAGATATAGAAACTCTTTCTAAGATCATTCGAGAGAGAGCACAGACATACAGAACTACTCTTCCGAATGATATTCAATTCACGGTCATTCGGGATTACGGACTGACAGCAGGTGCAAAGTCAAAAGAGCTTATCGAGCATCTAATCATAGCCACTATCTCAGTCTCAGTATTGATCGCTATATGGATGGGACTCAGGGCTTCCTTTGTAGTATTTATTGCGATACCGGTTACCTTAGCTCTCACGTTATTCGTATATTACTTTCTAGGGTATACTTTGAATCGAGTGACCCTGTTCGCTCTCATCTTTTCCATTGGGATCCTTGTGGATGATGCGATTGTAGTGGTGGAAAATATTGAAAGGCACCTAAAAGATTCGAAAGGAAAGGATAAGATTAAGGCCATCCTTTCCGCAGTATCGGAAGTAGGAAACCCTACAATTCTGGCTACTTTTACAGTGATTGCTGCGATCCTTCCGATGGCATTCGTAAGAGGACTCATGGGTCCTTATATGAAACCGATCCCTGTGGGTGCGAGTCTTGCGATGATCCTGTCTCTCCTTGTTGCATTCTCCGTGATCCCTTGGGTTGCTTCGAGAGTTTTGCATCAGAAAAAAGAATCCGGATCTTCTGAGAACATTTCTAAATTAGATCGGGCTTATCTAAGGATTGCATCTTGGCTTTTAGAATCGAAGCTCAATCTAGCAAAAATGGTTTTGTTGATCCTGTTCCTTTTCTCCATCGCGGTTGGTATGGTAGTCTTGAAGGCAGTAAAAGTAAAGATGCTTCCTTTCGATGACAAGGATGAATTTCAGATCACATTGGATTTTGATCCGACTACTCCTTTGGAGCAGACAGTTTTTCAAAGTAAAGAGTTAGCTAATCTTCTTCTGCAAAACCAGGAGATCCAAACAGTTCAGATATTTGCAGGGGAACCTGCTCCCTTCTCTTTTTCAGGAATGGTAAAACATACATTTCTACGCAGAGACGATTGGAAATCGGATCTACATATTCTTCTAAGAGATAAGGGAAAAAGAAAGAAGAAGAGTCATGAGATCATTGAGTCTCTTAGGCCTACTCTCCATGATTTTGAAAAGAAGAATGAAGTTCTGACTAAGGTTCTAGAGATTCCTCCTGGGCCGCCCGTGCTTTCTACATTAGTGATTGAGATCTATGGTCCTTCTGAAGAAGGCAGAAAGAATGTAGCGGATGAAATTCTATCAATAGTAAAAAACCAAGGTGATGTAGTTGATATTGATTCTAGCTTAAGAGAACTTCGTCCGAAGATACATTATCCTTTCGATTTTCAGAAAGGTGGTATCGTAGGAATTCCTTCTGCTAGGCTTGCGGGGAATATGGATTTGTTCTTTAACGAAAGATCTCTCTTCCTTCTTTCAAACGATAGAAATCCGGAAGATGTTTCCGTAGATCTTTCTGTTCCGAATCAGATCCGTTCTTCTAAACAGTCGCTTTCTTCTTGGGGAATTTCATCTAACGTCTCCGGCTCTGTCATTACGAATGCATTGGTTGGTCCTGAGAGAATTTCGAGTTCTAGAGTTTTACACAGAAAGAACTTGAAGCCTGTAGAATATATAACAGGAGAATTTTCCGGCAAGGAAGAAGCTCCCGTATACGGAATTCTTTCGCTTTCTTCCAAAATCTCATATCCGACTTCGACTGCTGAGGTCCCTTGGAATACCGAAACTCCAAAACTAAAATGGGATGGAGAATGGTACATTACGTATGAAGTCTTTCGTGATCTAGGCGGAGCCTTTGCTGTTGTTATGGTCTTGATCTATATTCTGGTATTAGGTTGGTTTCAAAATTATAGATTGCCAATCATCATCATGGCCCCCATTCCGATTTCCTTGATCGGAATTATCCCAGGTCATTGGATTACCGGAGCTTACTTCACGGCAACTTCAATGGTCGGCTTTATTGCTGGAGCGGGAATCATCGTAAGAAACTCCATTATACTCGTAGATTTTATAGAAGCGGAGATCGAGTCGGGAAAATCGGTACGCCAAGCAGTTTTAGATGCAGGAGTAGTGAGATTTCGTCCCATGTTCTTGACTGCGGCAGCAGTAATTGTGGGAAGTTCGGTCATGCTCTTTGATCCGATTTTCCAAGGACTTGCGGTTTCTTTGATTTTTGGTGAGATTGCGGCGACTGTGCTGAGTAGATTCGCGGTCCCTGCGTTTTACTATTGGTTTTCGGGTAGAAAGTAA
- a CDS encoding TolC family protein: protein MRITERLNIVGKQTLRSMIGGLFLFPAWISAAPLYDFESVWKKVLENSPSLKAKTMEVEAAKSASERAGLHWFPRLYTDLRTYNTNDPTLNFMGKLGQRAATQSDFSTMSVRSNPANYLDSNNHPYQNLNPNTANLFAKDTLNRPGSNTYSRGTLGMDLSLYEGGSQSALKEVRDKELEGTRLEREYFKRTLYLQTALAYQSSVIFEDSIREQDRLLNQLEIYLSSYRLDSSLNPLGHAGSLSLKSIKLRLGAEKRENELSRTETLESLKILSGGSIEEFRAEENSLIRFSENYLPFSSDLSQSNTVLSKVFDSYSNASKQKVKMENAKFLPKVGVYAEAYGYQGDRNFANAYNAGIYLQMNLLNPTDIGSRKEAIMRSEAAQAKATEVKIKENSNFLILLRKEKSLAETRVDAEKAYQIQSEQLRISQGLFKKGNIPIITLAESFSRTADALRKKSQSDLEYLKTRAELILYSGDIDENRN from the coding sequence ATGCGAATTACAGAAAGATTGAATATTGTAGGTAAGCAGACTCTCCGTTCTATGATCGGAGGGTTGTTTCTTTTTCCGGCGTGGATCTCCGCGGCTCCTCTTTACGATTTTGAATCAGTTTGGAAGAAGGTGCTTGAGAATTCTCCTTCTTTGAAAGCAAAAACGATGGAGGTCGAAGCGGCGAAATCTGCCAGCGAGAGAGCTGGACTTCACTGGTTTCCGAGGCTTTATACTGATTTAAGAACTTATAATACGAATGATCCGACTCTAAATTTCATGGGTAAGTTGGGACAGAGAGCAGCGACCCAATCTGACTTTTCAACCATGAGTGTTAGAAGTAATCCTGCAAATTATCTAGATTCTAACAATCATCCGTATCAAAATCTAAACCCAAATACTGCAAATTTATTCGCGAAAGATACCTTAAATCGTCCTGGCAGCAATACATACTCTAGAGGAACTCTAGGCATGGATCTTTCTCTATATGAAGGAGGCTCGCAATCTGCATTAAAAGAAGTTAGAGATAAAGAATTGGAAGGCACTCGATTAGAAAGAGAATACTTCAAGAGAACTCTGTATCTTCAAACAGCGCTTGCTTATCAGTCTTCCGTTATATTCGAAGATTCGATAAGAGAACAAGATAGATTGCTTAACCAACTTGAGATTTATCTTTCTTCGTATCGCTTGGACTCTAGTCTGAATCCGCTCGGTCATGCTGGTTCACTATCCTTGAAATCGATCAAGCTGAGACTTGGGGCTGAGAAAAGAGAGAACGAACTGTCCCGGACTGAGACTCTGGAATCACTTAAAATTCTTTCTGGCGGTTCTATAGAAGAATTTCGTGCGGAAGAAAATTCATTGATCCGATTTTCGGAAAACTATCTTCCCTTCTCTTCTGATCTATCACAGAGCAACACTGTTCTTTCTAAGGTATTTGACTCTTACTCAAATGCAAGTAAGCAAAAAGTAAAAATGGAGAACGCCAAATTTCTCCCGAAGGTAGGAGTTTATGCGGAAGCATACGGATACCAAGGAGATCGAAATTTTGCGAATGCGTATAACGCAGGAATCTATCTCCAAATGAATTTGCTAAATCCCACGGATATCGGTTCCAGAAAAGAAGCGATTATGAGATCCGAAGCCGCGCAGGCAAAGGCTACGGAGGTTAAGATTAAGGAGAATTCAAATTTCTTAATATTACTGAGAAAAGAAAAGTCTTTAGCCGAAACGAGAGTAGATGCTGAAAAAGCATATCAGATCCAGTCGGAGCAACTAAGGATCTCTCAAGGTTTATTCAAAAAAGGGAATATTCCCATTATCACACTTGCAGAGAGTTTTTCTAGAACGGCTGACGCTTTACGAAAGAAAAGCCAATCGGACCTAGAATATCTGAAAACCAGAGCTGAACTAATCCTTTATTCGGGAGATATCGATGAAAACCGAAACTGA
- a CDS encoding thioredoxin domain-containing protein codes for MKKLPSNYILAVVSAVAAFISFLLIRKFFGGQAGDGVAQAICDALSDSGSCDKVSESSISAIRGVPVFGDIPIALFGFVFYGFITYLFVRSELNKDASKGYLLFSFYTLVLALVVDIALFSVSVFYIDAICGLCAVTWTCTVLLTAGTFLQIRDFGDKSPKIIPGILKTEGLNTYIVLLALLVVGQIGGKSLNNSLVDGEHTGLSQIQKQLTDYEKAPLLSIDIKGSSFQGDPNAPITIVKFADFNCGHCMHTSHILKKVLRDYDGIVKVVYKNFPLDASCNRLVQSPRPEASSCVAASAAICADKQKKFTVMYDDLYKNTENQVMHTPSTVLSLAQQEGLDMNQFRSCLSSPTVRDQINKEVDEADKLQIHSTPSLFINNKAIQSGTPNEQFLRALIESLIKKV; via the coding sequence ATGAAAAAACTGCCATCTAATTATATTCTCGCCGTTGTTTCCGCCGTTGCCGCTTTCATTTCTTTTCTTTTGATCCGCAAATTCTTCGGTGGGCAGGCAGGAGACGGAGTAGCTCAGGCAATTTGCGATGCTCTTAGCGATTCAGGTTCTTGTGATAAGGTTTCCGAAAGCAGCATCTCAGCAATCCGTGGAGTTCCTGTTTTTGGTGATATTCCGATCGCTCTCTTCGGATTTGTATTTTACGGTTTTATTACATATCTTTTCGTTCGATCCGAATTGAATAAGGATGCTTCTAAAGGATATCTTCTTTTCAGCTTTTATACTTTAGTCCTTGCTCTCGTCGTAGATATCGCTCTCTTCTCCGTTTCTGTATTTTATATAGATGCGATTTGCGGACTTTGTGCGGTAACCTGGACTTGCACAGTTTTACTGACTGCGGGAACTTTTTTGCAGATCAGAGACTTCGGAGACAAATCTCCTAAGATCATTCCTGGTATCTTAAAAACGGAAGGTCTTAATACTTATATCGTGCTCTTGGCTCTTCTGGTGGTCGGTCAGATTGGAGGAAAGTCTCTAAACAATTCTCTCGTTGATGGAGAGCATACTGGACTTTCTCAAATCCAAAAACAACTTACCGATTACGAAAAGGCTCCTCTTCTATCTATCGATATCAAAGGTTCATCTTTCCAGGGCGATCCAAATGCACCGATCACGATCGTAAAATTTGCGGACTTCAACTGCGGACATTGCATGCATACTTCTCATATTTTGAAGAAGGTTCTGAGAGACTACGATGGTATCGTAAAAGTAGTGTATAAGAATTTTCCTTTAGATGCTTCTTGCAATCGATTGGTGCAATCTCCTCGTCCAGAAGCAAGTTCCTGCGTAGCTGCTTCTGCAGCGATCTGCGCGGATAAGCAGAAAAAGTTCACAGTGATGTATGATGATCTATACAAGAATACGGAGAATCAAGTAATGCACACTCCTTCTACAGTGCTTAGCCTGGCACAACAAGAAGGATTGGACATGAATCAGTTTAGATCTTGTCTTTCTTCTCCAACTGTAAGAGATCAGATCAATAAAGAAGTGGATGAGGCCGACAAACTGCAAATTCACAGTACACCTAGTTTATTTATTAATAATAAAGCCATTCAAAGCGGAACTCCAAACGAGCAGTTCCTTCGCGCTTTGATCGAGAGCTTGATCAAGAAAGTTTAA
- a CDS encoding metal-sensitive transcriptional regulator, with product MDAEEIRKQLSNRIHRIKGQLDAIERGLYNEDEDCEKTLLLLKASSQALKKFGEAYVQEYMDRCFSDKKSGAVVQKNVKKAIKAAFSL from the coding sequence ATGGACGCAGAAGAAATCAGAAAACAACTCAGCAATCGAATTCACAGGATTAAAGGACAATTGGACGCTATTGAAAGAGGCCTTTATAACGAAGATGAAGATTGTGAAAAAACCCTACTTCTTCTAAAGGCCTCCAGCCAAGCATTAAAAAAGTTCGGCGAGGCTTATGTGCAGGAATATATGGATCGCTGCTTTTCTGATAAGAAATCCGGTGCGGTCGTCCAAAAGAACGTCAAGAAAGCGATCAAAGCCGCCTTCTCACTCTAA
- the hisA gene encoding 1-(5-phosphoribosyl)-5-[(5-phosphoribosylamino)methylideneamino]imidazole-4-carboxamide isomerase: protein MILIPAVDLLDNTAVRLFKGNYDEKTVYSTEPWKLAEGFERNGATLLHLVDLNGARNQIGVNSESISKIRKSTNLKIQLGGGIRDKEKLEYYDSIGIDRFILGTAAVKDPALLEFALNKYGENRIVVAIDARDGIVKIAGWEVDSGVHYLDLMDKMQKAGIRNIIFTDIAQDGTLAGPNLKAYKEILSKYNFQVIASGGISSLRDIMALSSLGTPIPMFGVITGKALYEGKIDLAEAITSLGAD, encoded by the coding sequence ATGATATTAATTCCTGCCGTTGATTTGTTGGATAACACTGCTGTTCGTTTGTTCAAAGGAAACTACGACGAAAAAACCGTTTATTCTACCGAGCCTTGGAAATTGGCCGAAGGTTTTGAAAGAAACGGTGCGACTCTTCTTCACTTAGTGGATTTGAACGGAGCAAGAAATCAGATCGGTGTGAACAGCGAATCTATTTCAAAAATCCGTAAATCGACGAACCTCAAGATCCAGCTTGGAGGAGGTATTCGAGATAAAGAAAAACTAGAATACTACGACTCTATCGGGATCGACCGTTTTATTTTGGGGACTGCTGCCGTAAAGGATCCAGCTCTTTTAGAATTTGCTCTGAATAAATACGGTGAGAATCGGATCGTAGTCGCAATCGATGCAAGAGACGGAATAGTCAAAATTGCAGGCTGGGAAGTCGATTCAGGAGTTCATTATTTGGATCTGATGGATAAGATGCAAAAGGCTGGGATTCGGAACATTATTTTTACCGATATCGCACAAGACGGAACTTTGGCAGGTCCAAACCTCAAAGCATATAAGGAAATCCTAAGTAAATATAATTTTCAAGTAATTGCCTCTGGTGGGATTTCTTCTCTTCGAGACATCATGGCCTTATCTTCTCTTGGTACTCCGATCCCTATGTTCGGTGTGATCACTGGCAAGGCTTTGTACGAAGGTAAGATAGATCTTGCAGAAGCGATTACAAGTCTAGGCGCTGACTGA
- the hisB gene encoding imidazoleglycerol-phosphate dehydratase HisB codes for MKEERKTSETDIKLALNIRGTGKYQFDTQIPFFEHMLSHVSKHGLIDLDLWLRGDIEIDCHHSVEDTAILLGASIHKQLGDKAGIRRYGHYTLTMDEVLTTVAVDLGGRYFYKYTGPELTGKFGIYDAELSLEFLQKLALNAKMNLHVVVHYGDNRHHIHESIFKALGKALRMAIEIDPAAGGAIPSTKGVLE; via the coding sequence ATGAAAGAAGAGCGCAAGACTTCAGAGACGGACATTAAGTTGGCCCTAAATATTCGAGGCACGGGAAAGTATCAGTTCGATACTCAGATCCCGTTTTTCGAGCATATGCTCTCGCATGTTTCCAAGCACGGGTTGATCGATTTGGATCTTTGGCTGCGAGGCGACATAGAAATCGACTGTCATCATAGTGTCGAAGATACAGCCATTCTTCTAGGTGCTTCTATCCATAAGCAGCTCGGCGACAAGGCTGGGATTAGAAGATACGGCCATTATACCCTGACCATGGATGAAGTACTGACCACAGTAGCTGTGGATTTAGGTGGCAGATATTTTTATAAATATACCGGGCCGGAGCTCACAGGCAAGTTTGGTATTTATGATGCGGAACTTTCTTTGGAATTCCTACAGAAGCTTGCCTTGAATGCCAAGATGAATCTTCACGTGGTCGTTCACTATGGCGATAATAGACATCATATTCACGAATCTATTTTCAAGGCTTTGGGTAAGGCTCTGCGTATGGCTATCGAGATCGATCCGGCCGCCGGCGGAGCTATTCCTTCTACGAAAGGCGTTTTGGAATGA
- a CDS encoding long-chain fatty acid--CoA ligase, whose translation MRSTMMDYPLVLPSILKRAKDAHPHKEIVTKWHDNSIQRYTYGEFYKRTIRLMNALRKAGVKPEEAIATFCLNHSAHLELYFAIPSIRAVLHTINVRLFPEQLVYIINEAKDKFIFVDKSLAPALEKNLDQIKGVQKFIIIDDKENMPFPNLPNSISYEDFLATGDETEHFEPIDEFEAACICYTSGTTGNPKGVVYSHRSTYLHSMSVCMGDALALCEKETVLPVVPMFHVNSWGIPFASVMTGCKLVFPGKHLLGAGLAELLESEGVTLTAGVPTVWNVLYQHLKKTKYNLKLHTMVVGGSAAPKGLIEGFEKDFGISILHAWGMTETSPVGTVSRPRSFMNDWKDEERYAYRAKQGVAMAGVEIRAVDDDGKDVPKDGHTPGELLVRGPWITGSYRSGVSPESFTPDGWFRTGDVVVLDQYGYMQITDRKKDLIKTRGEWISSVDMENLVMADPDVLEAAVVGRKDPVRDEAPVVFVVPVEGKSVDPKKILERLKEHFAHWQLPKLDDIRSVPSVPKTSVGKFDKKILRKQLEE comes from the coding sequence ATGCGTTCCACAATGATGGATTATCCTTTAGTACTTCCTTCCATTCTTAAAAGAGCGAAGGATGCACATCCACATAAAGAAATCGTAACTAAATGGCATGATAATTCCATTCAGCGTTATACATACGGAGAATTCTATAAAAGAACAATCCGATTGATGAATGCTCTCAGAAAGGCAGGAGTAAAACCGGAAGAAGCGATTGCCACTTTCTGCTTAAATCATTCCGCGCATTTAGAATTATATTTTGCGATCCCTTCCATCCGAGCAGTTCTACATACGATCAATGTTCGATTGTTCCCGGAACAACTGGTTTATATCATCAACGAGGCAAAGGACAAATTTATATTCGTAGATAAGTCTTTAGCTCCCGCTTTGGAAAAGAATCTGGATCAGATCAAGGGAGTGCAGAAGTTCATCATCATTGATGATAAGGAGAATATGCCTTTTCCGAATCTTCCTAACTCGATCTCTTACGAAGATTTTTTAGCAACTGGGGATGAGACAGAGCATTTCGAACCGATTGATGAGTTTGAAGCTGCATGCATCTGCTATACATCAGGAACTACAGGAAATCCGAAAGGTGTCGTCTACTCTCACAGATCTACGTATCTTCATTCTATGTCGGTTTGTATGGGAGACGCCTTGGCATTGTGTGAAAAGGAAACTGTTCTTCCCGTTGTGCCAATGTTCCATGTTAACTCATGGGGAATTCCTTTCGCTTCTGTAATGACAGGCTGCAAATTAGTATTTCCAGGAAAGCATCTATTAGGAGCAGGCTTAGCAGAATTATTGGAATCTGAAGGAGTCACACTTACCGCAGGAGTTCCTACAGTCTGGAATGTACTCTATCAACACTTAAAGAAAACAAAATATAATCTGAAACTACATACTATGGTCGTAGGCGGATCTGCAGCTCCAAAAGGGTTGATAGAAGGATTCGAAAAGGATTTTGGGATCTCTATTCTTCATGCTTGGGGAATGACGGAGACTTCTCCTGTGGGAACTGTTTCTCGTCCTAGAAGTTTTATGAATGATTGGAAAGACGAAGAACGTTATGCGTATCGCGCTAAGCAAGGAGTAGCGATGGCAGGCGTTGAGATCCGCGCGGTAGACGACGATGGAAAAGACGTACCTAAAGACGGACACACTCCCGGAGAACTTCTTGTAAGAGGACCTTGGATCACAGGTTCCTATCGAAGTGGAGTCTCTCCTGAGTCATTTACACCCGATGGATGGTTCCGGACGGGAGATGTCGTTGTTCTAGACCAGTATGGTTACATGCAAATTACGGATCGAAAAAAGGACCTCATTAAGACAAGAGGGGAATGGATCTCCAGTGTTGATATGGAAAATCTCGTGATGGCAGATCCAGACGTACTGGAAGCAGCAGTTGTAGGAAGAAAAGATCCAGTCAGAGATGAAGCTCCTGTCGTCTTCGTTGTTCCTGTAGAAGGAAAGTCTGTTGATCCGAAAAAGATCTTAGAGAGACTCAAAGAGCATTTCGCTCACTGGCAACTTCCTAAATTAGATGATATCCGGTCGGTTCCTTCGGTCCCTAAGACTAGCGTTGGTAAATTCGATAAGAAAATTTTGAGAAAACAACTAGAAGAATAG
- the hisH gene encoding imidazole glycerol phosphate synthase subunit HisH yields the protein MIAVLDYGMGNIHSCLKAISLFTSDFAYTKDPETLRSAQALILPGDGHFDKAMFNLNESGLRQFVDDHVTKGKPLFGICIGFQILFEDSDETISGNQKQIVPGLGYIKGKVRKFKGKNYKVPHIGWNKLYKRNPSKSNLLKNVEDESFAYFIHSYRPVDVESKAVSGVCDYYGERFPAVVEKENICGTQFHPEKSHSFGLKILENFIKSL from the coding sequence ATGATTGCCGTTCTTGATTATGGAATGGGCAATATTCATTCTTGCTTGAAGGCAATCTCTTTATTTACTAGCGACTTCGCTTATACCAAAGATCCTGAAACTCTTAGATCGGCTCAGGCACTTATTTTGCCTGGTGATGGTCATTTCGATAAGGCAATGTTCAATCTGAATGAGTCCGGCCTTCGACAATTCGTAGATGATCATGTTACGAAAGGTAAACCTCTCTTCGGGATTTGTATCGGTTTTCAAATCCTATTCGAAGATTCAGACGAGACCATTTCTGGAAACCAAAAGCAGATTGTTCCTGGCTTAGGATACATAAAGGGAAAGGTCCGAAAATTCAAAGGCAAGAATTACAAGGTGCCTCATATCGGTTGGAATAAACTGTATAAACGAAATCCTTCCAAAAGTAATTTGTTAAAGAATGTGGAAGACGAATCCTTTGCTTATTTTATCCATTCTTATCGCCCAGTGGATGTGGAGTCCAAAGCAGTGAGCGGTGTTTGCGATTATTATGGAGAAAGATTCCCCGCAGTTGTCGAGAAAGAAAACATTTGCGGAACCCAATTCCATCCGGAGAAGTCTCATTCTTTCGGTTTAAAGATCCTGGAGAACTTTATTAAATCTTTATGA